The genomic segment TTTGGCTTCACGCAGCGGCAGGCGGTGTTCTTCATCTACCTGATCGCGGTGGCGATGGGGATCAGCGGGATTTTGCTGCGCAACACGGCGAGCCTGTTTGACAGCCAGCTGGCGCTCCTACAGGGGCTTTCCATTGTGGCGATCGTGATCATCCTGATGGTGATTGCCGCGCGGCGGCGCCAGGCGATGGTGGACCAGCACGAAGCGGCCTATTCCGCGCTGGCTCGGGATCTGGAGGCGCGGGAGCGATCCGGGGGCGGCGAGGGCGGCGAGGCGCGCCGCGAGGCCAGTTAGCCATCATCCTCCCGGGCGAGGCGCTGTTTCAGCCGCTTCCGCTCCTCCTGCATGCGCCGGGTTTCCGCCGCGGCGACTTCGGGCGCGCGCTCGTCAACGAGGCGCTGAAAGGCCCGGGCTCCATCGGCCTCGCCGCGGCTCTGGATGAAGCGCGCCACATCGGCGCGCGCGCCGTAGACGATGAGCCGGTCGCCGTTGCGCACGTATGTGCCCCCCACGGGGGAGCCGACGAAATCGCCATCTTCCCGGCGGATCCCGAGGACGTTGACGCCGACCTGGGACAGGCGCAGCTCGTCGAGGCGCCTGCCGACCGGCCAGTCCCCTGTTTCGATCGGGAGTTCGGTGACGCTGTAGCCCTGCGCCAGGTTCAGGAGGCTGCGGTAATCGTGGATCTCGTCCGAGGTCCACCGCCGGAGGGCCCACCCGATGAGCTTGAAGAGCTGGTCGTCCACCCAGCGGCTCATGGCGAGCACCAGCAATAGCGCCAGGCCGGCGGCCATGATGCCGAGCCGCGCGCCGAGGGAGTAGGGGTCCTCCTCGCTTACGGTAACGGTGGAGACGGCGGTGGCGATCACGCCGACGAGGCCGACATTCCCGACCCACATGAGCGTGTAGATGATGCGGCGGCGGACCGGGTGGTTGACGATCGCTTCGGCCT from the Candidatus Hydrogenedentota bacterium genome contains:
- a CDS encoding TrkA C-terminal domain-containing protein: MAAVLGLLIIILLSVIVNRIGTVALTLTGLSREMARFQARSAFSTTGYVTSEAEAIVNHPVRRRIIYTLMWVGNVGLVGVIATAVSTVTVSEEDPYSLGARLGIMAAGLALLLVLAMSRWVDDQLFKLIGWALRRWTSDEIHDYRSLLNLAQGYSVTELPIETGDWPVGRRLDELRLSQVGVNVLGIRREDGDFVGSPVGGTYVRNGDRLIVYGARADVARFIQSRGEADGARAFQRLVDERAPEVAAAETRRMQEERKRLKQRLAREDDG